The Roseimicrobium gellanilyticum genome contains a region encoding:
- a CDS encoding ABC transporter ATP-binding protein, with the protein MPLIELKGVNKGYGSNGSRNEVLKGIDLSVEEGEFVVIVGYSGSGKTTLMNMISGLAKPDKGEALIEGKPITGPGPDRSLVFQNYSLLPWLNVTENIELAVDAVFPDWSKEKKREHVEKHIAMVKLSHAKGRFPKELSGGMRQRVSVARALAMDSRVLLLDEPLSALDALTRATLQDDISDIWQRQRKTVIWITNDPDEAILLADRVIPLLPTAPATLGQSLKVDLERPRDRKAVNHDPKFKALRNELINLLLEAKGKQRATVSKKLVLPDILPEDLNTVNSLQFINRRGPRRRNEEKRETIEVLP; encoded by the coding sequence ATGCCTCTGATTGAGCTAAAAGGCGTCAACAAGGGTTACGGAAGCAATGGCTCCCGCAACGAAGTGCTCAAGGGAATCGACCTATCCGTCGAGGAGGGTGAGTTCGTGGTCATCGTAGGCTACTCCGGAAGCGGAAAGACGACGCTGATGAACATGATCTCGGGTCTGGCCAAGCCAGACAAGGGAGAAGCCCTTATCGAAGGAAAACCCATCACAGGTCCAGGTCCAGACCGCAGCCTGGTGTTCCAGAACTATTCACTGCTGCCCTGGCTGAATGTGACGGAAAACATCGAGCTTGCTGTGGACGCGGTGTTTCCAGATTGGTCCAAGGAAAAGAAGCGCGAGCACGTGGAAAAGCACATCGCCATGGTGAAGCTGTCCCACGCCAAAGGTCGCTTCCCGAAGGAACTCTCCGGGGGCATGCGCCAGCGCGTCTCTGTGGCACGTGCGCTTGCAATGGATTCGCGAGTGCTCCTGCTCGATGAACCTCTCAGCGCATTGGATGCGCTCACGCGCGCCACGCTACAGGATGACATCAGCGACATCTGGCAGCGCCAGCGCAAGACGGTGATCTGGATCACGAATGATCCGGACGAAGCCATCCTGCTCGCGGACCGTGTCATTCCCCTTCTGCCCACTGCGCCTGCGACGCTGGGCCAGAGTCTCAAGGTGGATCTGGAGCGTCCCCGCGATCGCAAGGCGGTCAACCATGACCCCAAGTTCAAGGCCTTGCGCAATGAGCTGATCAACCTTCTGCTCGAAGCAAAGGGCAAGCAGCGCGCCACCGTGAGCAAGAAGCTCGTGCTTCCGGACATCCTTCCGGAAGACCTGAACACGGTAAACAGCCTCCAGTTCATCAATCGCCGCGGGCCTCGCCGCCGCAACGAAGAAAAGCGCGAAACCATCGAAGTCCTGCCATGA
- a CDS encoding four helix bundle protein — MEFAVRILKMVDSLPKSVAGGTVANQIARSATSVAANYRAALRGRSRAEFLSKIGVTLEEADETTFWLELTMRAGLLSPTRLQPLHTEAEELTKIFNATRSTTKRRPGENQKS; from the coding sequence ATGGAATTTGCTGTGAGAATTCTCAAGATGGTGGACTCCCTGCCGAAGAGTGTGGCTGGTGGGACTGTGGCCAATCAGATTGCCAGAAGCGCTACTTCGGTCGCCGCGAACTACCGCGCAGCTCTTCGAGGCCGTTCCAGAGCAGAGTTTTTGAGCAAGATTGGTGTAACGCTGGAAGAGGCGGATGAGACGACTTTCTGGCTGGAGTTGACCATGAGAGCTGGCCTGTTGTCTCCAACGCGTCTTCAACCGCTTCACACGGAAGCGGAAGAGCTCACGAAGATCTTCAATGCCACCCGTTCTACAACCAAGCGTCGTCCGGGGGAAAATCAAAAATCGTAA
- the ntrB gene encoding nitrate ABC transporter permease, whose protein sequence is MHVIKRLRLDDFILPLVGFAAFLIFWQVIAGKMLVTKEVDDFGDTITKTKRVGISADLPAPGETWTSSKPYIMQPFAKRGELDQGILSFTKLSLGLVMQGYLIALVLGTPLGFCLGLSKTFTKAVDPIIQVLRPVSPLAWFPLGLVLFSSVKLMDGSGKTYFGASDAAALFTIAVCSMWPTVMNTAVGVRAVPQDYLNVAKVLKLSKMKTLWKVLVPATLPYMFTGFRLSLGLAWLVIVAVEMLTGRPGVGGFLWQEYNAGSYSRIVLCILTIGVVGLVLDRLMSVVERRFKTA, encoded by the coding sequence ATGCACGTAATCAAAAGACTCAGACTCGATGACTTCATCCTGCCACTGGTGGGCTTCGCCGCCTTCCTCATCTTCTGGCAGGTGATCGCGGGAAAGATGCTGGTGACCAAGGAAGTCGATGACTTCGGCGACACCATCACCAAGACCAAGCGGGTCGGCATCAGCGCCGACCTGCCGGCTCCGGGGGAAACCTGGACGTCCAGCAAGCCCTACATCATGCAGCCCTTCGCGAAGCGCGGAGAGCTGGACCAGGGCATCCTTTCCTTCACCAAGCTCTCCCTGGGCCTGGTGATGCAGGGGTACCTGATCGCACTGGTGTTGGGCACACCGCTTGGTTTCTGCCTGGGTCTTTCGAAGACATTCACCAAAGCGGTCGACCCGATCATCCAGGTGCTGAGACCAGTATCGCCACTCGCGTGGTTCCCGCTGGGCTTGGTGCTCTTCAGTTCCGTGAAGCTGATGGATGGATCGGGGAAGACCTACTTCGGCGCCTCTGACGCAGCGGCTCTGTTCACCATCGCGGTCTGCTCCATGTGGCCCACGGTGATGAACACCGCCGTTGGCGTGCGCGCGGTGCCACAGGATTACCTCAATGTGGCGAAGGTGCTGAAGCTCTCCAAGATGAAGACGCTCTGGAAGGTGCTCGTGCCCGCCACGCTGCCCTACATGTTCACCGGCTTCCGCCTCTCGCTCGGCCTCGCATGGCTCGTCATCGTGGCGGTGGAAATGCTCACCGGTCGTCCCGGTGTGGGCGGCTTCCTTTGGCAGGAATACAACGCCGGCAGCTACTCACGCATCGTGCTCTGCATTCTCACCATCGGCGTCGTGGGCCTCGTGCTCGACCGCTTGATGAGCGTGGTGGAGCGGAGGTTTAAGACGGCATAG
- a CDS encoding CmpA/NrtA family ABC transporter substrate-binding protein, which yields MNKTNNITRRQLIRQSAKALSAGALLAGLPKGWVGSAYADDSPERADMKFGMIALTDCSSIVVAHEKGLFKKYGINSTVAKGASWAAIRDSLSNDDIQATHMLLGMPIASTMGLGGAPKKPMIIPWLINRNGQSITLKKELAGKVADDPKALKPLVDAAKASGSPMTFAMTFPPGTHAMWIRYWLAAGGVHPGDASGGNADISLITIPPPQMVANMKVGKMDGFCVGEPWNARAIAEEIGFSAINTQGIWKDHPEKVCAFTEEFADKNPKTVKAVLKALQESSAWLDKMENREEQANIVSAATYINCPPETILGRLQGKYLMGDGRKFRDPNYMIFNDRNCNYPQPKYAKWWLTQLRRWGFTEGAPDYEGVAKQVMRTDIYEEAMKEIGYAHGGMSDAPETLFDGKTFDPKGDLEAYAASFDVKSLKA from the coding sequence ATGAACAAGACGAACAACATCACACGCCGCCAACTGATCCGTCAGTCCGCCAAGGCCCTGAGCGCCGGAGCGCTGCTCGCTGGCCTTCCCAAGGGCTGGGTCGGATCCGCTTATGCCGATGACTCTCCGGAGCGCGCCGATATGAAGTTTGGCATGATCGCACTCACGGACTGCTCCAGCATCGTGGTTGCCCATGAGAAAGGCCTTTTCAAAAAATACGGTATCAATTCCACCGTAGCCAAGGGCGCAAGCTGGGCGGCCATCCGTGACTCTCTCTCCAACGATGACATCCAGGCGACGCATATGCTCCTGGGCATGCCTATCGCCAGTACGATGGGCCTCGGAGGCGCCCCGAAGAAGCCGATGATCATCCCCTGGCTGATCAATCGGAATGGCCAGTCCATCACGCTGAAGAAGGAACTCGCCGGCAAGGTGGCCGATGATCCCAAGGCATTGAAACCGCTGGTGGACGCCGCCAAGGCTTCTGGCTCGCCAATGACCTTCGCCATGACTTTCCCACCTGGCACGCACGCCATGTGGATTCGCTACTGGCTTGCCGCAGGTGGCGTACATCCGGGTGATGCTTCCGGTGGCAATGCCGACATCTCGCTCATCACCATTCCCCCACCCCAGATGGTGGCCAACATGAAGGTGGGCAAGATGGATGGCTTCTGCGTGGGCGAGCCGTGGAATGCGCGCGCCATTGCGGAAGAGATTGGCTTCTCCGCCATCAACACCCAGGGCATCTGGAAGGATCACCCCGAGAAGGTGTGTGCCTTCACCGAAGAGTTCGCCGACAAAAATCCCAAGACCGTGAAGGCGGTACTCAAGGCGCTGCAGGAATCCAGTGCGTGGCTCGACAAGATGGAGAACCGCGAAGAGCAGGCCAACATCGTCAGCGCAGCCACCTACATCAACTGCCCGCCGGAAACCATCCTCGGCCGTCTGCAAGGCAAGTACCTCATGGGTGATGGACGCAAGTTCCGCGACCCGAACTACATGATCTTCAACGATCGCAACTGCAACTACCCGCAGCCCAAGTACGCCAAGTGGTGGCTCACGCAGCTGCGCCGCTGGGGTTTCACCGAAGGCGCTCCCGACTACGAAGGCGTGGCGAAGCAGGTGATGCGCACGGACATCTACGAAGAGGCCATGAAGGAAATCGGATATGCCCATGGTGGCATGAGCGATGCTCCAGAAACGCTCTTCGACGGCAAGACCTTCGATCCGAAGGGCGATCTCGAAGCCTACGCGGCCAGCTTCGACGTGAAATCACTCAAAGCATAA
- a CDS encoding CmpA/NrtA family ABC transporter substrate-binding protein gives MTKHSKHHSPSSIRGRRGPVRIGFIALADCAPLLVADALGFFAKHDVEVELHREVGWATIREKILYRQIDAAHAVTGLGLSLRLGLGGATCRTIAPFIFNLHGNAITLSMDLWRRGVRDAASLGKLIRSTPQRLITLGIVARTSTHNFMLRRWLQSGGINPDRDVRLVVLPPTQMAGSLAAGLIDGYCVGEPWNSAAVARGIGWCPATSEDLMPGHPEKVLLTTEDYAHDHPAEIRSVIRALYEACQFCDRMDNRARVVEILIGSGHVRADRDVLKLSLIGPFDDGTSRRRAAENFHIFHRGDANAPSRAKAEWLLGEFITHGLIAPEAREHAREEVLRCCSPELFHDALTSPASTTRSKSKAALQPALA, from the coding sequence GTGACGAAGCACTCAAAACACCATTCTCCGAGCAGCATTCGAGGCCGTCGCGGCCCCGTCCGCATTGGCTTCATTGCCCTTGCCGACTGTGCGCCGCTGCTGGTTGCCGACGCCCTTGGTTTCTTCGCCAAGCATGATGTGGAAGTGGAACTGCACCGCGAAGTGGGCTGGGCCACCATCCGCGAAAAGATCCTCTACCGGCAAATCGATGCCGCACATGCAGTCACTGGTCTTGGCCTTTCCCTTCGTCTCGGTCTGGGCGGTGCGACGTGCCGCACCATCGCTCCCTTCATCTTCAATCTCCATGGAAACGCCATCACGCTGAGCATGGATCTCTGGCGGCGTGGCGTGCGTGATGCCGCCTCACTCGGCAAGCTCATCCGCAGCACGCCCCAACGACTCATCACGCTGGGCATTGTGGCGCGCACTTCCACGCACAATTTCATGCTGCGCCGCTGGCTGCAGAGTGGCGGCATCAATCCTGATCGCGATGTGCGCCTTGTGGTGCTGCCTCCCACGCAGATGGCAGGCTCGCTCGCTGCCGGATTGATCGATGGGTACTGTGTTGGCGAACCCTGGAACTCTGCTGCGGTCGCTCGCGGCATCGGATGGTGCCCAGCGACCAGTGAAGACCTCATGCCGGGTCATCCGGAGAAGGTGCTGCTCACCACGGAGGACTATGCGCATGATCATCCTGCCGAAATACGCTCGGTGATTCGCGCGCTGTATGAAGCCTGCCAGTTCTGCGACCGCATGGATAACAGGGCCCGTGTGGTGGAGATCCTGATCGGGAGCGGTCACGTGCGAGCGGATCGCGATGTTCTGAAGCTCTCGCTCATCGGCCCCTTTGATGACGGCACCTCCCGCCGGCGTGCTGCAGAGAACTTCCACATCTTCCACCGCGGTGATGCCAATGCGCCCTCACGCGCAAAAGCAGAGTGGCTCCTTGGAGAATTCATCACTCACGGTCTCATCGCCCCCGAAGCACGCGAGCATGCCCGCGAAGAAGTGCTGCGCTGCTGCTCACCGGAACTTTTCCACGACGCCCTCACCTCACCCGCATCCACCACCAGAAGCAAATCGAAAGCTGCCCTCCAACCTGCCCTCGCATGA
- a CDS encoding LysR family transcriptional regulator — protein MDQPLLDSRQLRAFTVLAREGSFTQAGRSLHLTQSAISHAIRALEQDLGCQLFHRQGKRVLLTHHGRELLRHADAIQNQMAQARSNLGALDQNPRGHLRIGCTPAASQFILPTVLREFKDSFPLFSISVSPGETPETLERLENGALDIAICLRPRDTSRLTCHALFEDELVFLTSPLHAWHQQPPKPKDLANETYIISSRNSSTFQLINEYFLKLGARPRSFIELGSTEAIKELVKLGLGVAMVAPWVTRQEIRSGELLALPLLRGKIKRQWVVAHLKNKAVTLAEQTFLALCEAVGNDLELKPAAPTAAQTKRNGRASR, from the coding sequence ATGGACCAGCCACTCCTCGATTCGCGACAACTTCGTGCCTTCACCGTCCTGGCACGGGAGGGTAGTTTTACGCAGGCAGGCAGGTCGTTGCATCTCACCCAAAGCGCCATCAGCCATGCCATTCGCGCCTTGGAGCAAGACCTTGGCTGCCAGCTCTTTCACCGCCAGGGGAAGCGGGTTCTCCTGACCCATCATGGCCGTGAACTCCTGCGCCATGCAGACGCCATCCAGAACCAGATGGCGCAGGCGCGCTCCAACCTTGGTGCTCTGGATCAGAACCCGCGCGGGCATCTGCGCATCGGCTGCACGCCTGCGGCCTCCCAATTCATCCTGCCCACCGTTCTTCGCGAGTTCAAGGACTCCTTCCCCCTCTTCAGCATCTCGGTGTCTCCGGGCGAAACGCCCGAAACCCTCGAGCGACTGGAGAATGGCGCACTGGACATCGCCATCTGTCTGCGCCCGCGTGATACGTCGCGATTGACGTGCCATGCGCTGTTTGAGGATGAGTTGGTCTTCCTCACCTCACCTTTGCATGCGTGGCATCAGCAGCCTCCGAAACCGAAGGATCTGGCGAATGAGACCTACATCATCTCCAGCCGGAATAGTTCCACCTTCCAGCTCATCAATGAGTACTTCTTGAAGCTGGGAGCACGGCCAAGGTCCTTCATCGAGCTGGGTAGTACCGAGGCGATCAAGGAGCTTGTGAAGCTGGGCCTTGGCGTGGCCATGGTCGCACCGTGGGTGACACGGCAGGAGATCCGCTCAGGGGAACTCCTCGCGCTTCCGCTGCTGCGTGGAAAAATCAAACGCCAGTGGGTCGTGGCCCATTTGAAGAACAAGGCTGTCACGCTCGCTGAGCAGACCTTCCTGGCACTGTGCGAGGCCGTGGGCAATGATCTCGAGCTCAAGCCCGCAGCACCCACTGCCGCTCAGACAAAGCGCAACGGGCGTGCTTCACGCTGA
- a CDS encoding exosortase/archaeosortase family protein, translating into MSSATLTAEKKRTTVETKVSWTRWLPLGVGAVVMVLLFAVFPYQHWTYATRGSVMEGWWKVLTLVPENGEWQYCLLVPFVTGWLVWRQADLLRKLPVQGSWLGVPVLAIGIFTYWAGYKVDTGYLGYAAFQFVLAGLILILGGKAWMRALFIPWLFLAFAWPLFPLDNLLAARLKIPTAQIAGWVLNVVGVPCVREGSTLQSIADSVAGLQQGEKFTLDVSDSCSGMRSLYALIMTGVLYSMVALKGTGPRLLLAASTIPLAVAGNVVRLLFLAVGCLVAGQEFAVGKQIHGRLVEASVTSGIVSGKDHEGKGVYVNVTGGRLVVEKVTPDNQMQGWMKGTLEDGRVFEAKVESAKLTGRELTDVTLQNVMLKPSANAEPTAIVASGILSQAALERPSFSESKQVESFFHIFAGFVVFGVALAGVFGLASLLERKHWKQAKKWGHAGAAASLPGESAHPSDIMAKSGTAFALGVSAMVVCWATPSAAQLAESSFREDLPEIVDECPSVPLTMTSKERALFDETVKLNRRVYLTPDNQQVLVTVVLSGRLKKTLHQPERCLPDQGWIISSSQVVPLHLKDGRELHATVLSLFRDMIKDDGTRVRVRALNLYWYQGSHGYSTPSYDMSSIVNYRDAIFRNLNHRWAQASFFIKLSEKEVGSFDDPLEELTAVQLLSAFAAETAVGILKPAE; encoded by the coding sequence ATGAGTAGTGCCACCCTGACCGCGGAAAAGAAGCGCACCACCGTGGAGACCAAGGTCTCCTGGACACGGTGGCTTCCGCTCGGTGTGGGTGCGGTGGTGATGGTCTTGCTTTTTGCCGTGTTCCCCTATCAACACTGGACGTATGCGACTCGTGGCAGTGTGATGGAGGGGTGGTGGAAGGTGCTCACCCTCGTGCCTGAGAATGGCGAGTGGCAATACTGCCTTCTGGTGCCCTTTGTCACGGGATGGCTGGTATGGCGGCAGGCGGACCTTCTGAGGAAGCTGCCCGTTCAGGGGTCCTGGCTGGGGGTCCCTGTGCTGGCGATTGGCATCTTCACCTATTGGGCAGGGTACAAGGTGGATACCGGGTATCTCGGCTATGCGGCCTTTCAATTCGTCCTCGCCGGACTCATCCTCATCCTTGGGGGGAAGGCGTGGATGCGCGCGTTGTTCATTCCCTGGCTTTTTCTCGCATTTGCGTGGCCTCTGTTTCCCCTGGATAACCTCCTGGCAGCGCGGCTGAAAATTCCCACCGCGCAGATTGCCGGGTGGGTCTTGAATGTGGTGGGAGTGCCCTGCGTGCGTGAGGGCTCCACTCTGCAATCCATCGCGGACAGCGTGGCTGGATTGCAACAAGGCGAAAAGTTCACCTTGGACGTCTCGGATTCCTGCAGTGGCATGCGTTCGCTGTACGCGCTCATCATGACCGGCGTGCTCTACAGCATGGTCGCACTGAAGGGCACAGGTCCGCGCCTTCTCCTGGCAGCGAGTACCATACCGCTGGCCGTGGCGGGCAATGTCGTCCGCCTGCTCTTCCTCGCCGTGGGCTGCCTCGTGGCGGGTCAGGAGTTTGCTGTAGGGAAACAAATCCACGGCAGGCTGGTGGAGGCGAGCGTCACGAGCGGCATCGTTTCAGGAAAGGATCACGAGGGCAAAGGGGTCTATGTGAATGTCACCGGCGGTCGGCTCGTGGTGGAAAAGGTCACGCCGGACAATCAAATGCAGGGGTGGATGAAAGGGACCCTGGAAGACGGGCGCGTCTTTGAGGCGAAGGTGGAAAGTGCCAAACTCACAGGACGCGAATTGACAGACGTCACATTGCAAAATGTGATGCTCAAGCCATCTGCCAACGCCGAACCCACGGCGATTGTGGCCTCAGGCATTCTTTCCCAGGCTGCTCTGGAACGGCCCTCGTTTTCTGAGTCCAAACAGGTGGAGTCCTTTTTCCACATCTTTGCAGGATTTGTCGTGTTTGGTGTGGCTTTGGCCGGTGTGTTTGGCCTGGCTTCGCTACTGGAAAGAAAGCATTGGAAGCAGGCGAAGAAGTGGGGACACGCAGGTGCTGCGGCGTCATTGCCAGGGGAATCTGCCCACCCATCGGACATCATGGCCAAGAGCGGCACGGCTTTCGCCCTTGGAGTCAGTGCCATGGTCGTCTGCTGGGCCACACCTTCCGCAGCCCAGTTGGCCGAATCGAGCTTCCGCGAGGACCTTCCGGAAATCGTCGACGAGTGTCCCAGTGTCCCCCTTACCATGACCAGCAAGGAGCGCGCGCTCTTTGACGAGACTGTGAAGCTGAATCGCCGAGTGTACCTCACCCCGGACAATCAGCAGGTGCTGGTCACCGTGGTATTGAGCGGCCGGCTGAAGAAAACGCTGCACCAGCCCGAGCGCTGCCTTCCAGACCAGGGCTGGATCATTTCCTCCTCACAAGTCGTTCCGCTGCATCTCAAGGACGGCCGCGAACTGCATGCCACGGTGCTCAGCCTCTTCCGTGACATGATCAAGGATGATGGTACCCGCGTGCGTGTGCGTGCGCTGAACCTCTACTGGTACCAGGGCTCCCATGGATACAGCACGCCAAGCTATGACATGAGCAGCATCGTGAACTACCGGGACGCCATCTTCCGCAACTTGAACCATCGCTGGGCTCAGGCATCCTTCTTCATCAAGCTGTCCGAGAAGGAAGTCGGCTCCTTCGATGACCCACTTGAGGAACTGACGGCTGTGCAGTTGCTCAGTGCCTTTGCCGCAGAAACTGCGGTGGGGATTCTGAAGCCGGCGGAGTGA
- a CDS encoding 3-keto-disaccharide hydrolase — MRFTSLFSLLVGATASCLLHAQTPVAEITTTGPVKVQPDAVAPVPNPTAPPKPKAYVDPGETDDDFIIQGEYVGKDKEGNRFGTQVIAMGEGKFEAVRYQGGLPGDGWDGDRKEITRVSGSREQGEMTVVFNGPKSRSEADGAKIFVTQMHKEPVMDLKRAYRESSTLNASPPDGAVVLFDGKGVNGFPKARVTPGGLLIEGCTSEEKFADCTIHLEFRLPYMPTARGQGRGNSGIYLQGRYEVQMLDSFGLEGKDNECGGIYKVAQPKVNMCFPPLSWQTYDIDFTAAKFDASGKKIANAKVSVKHNGVIIHENVEIPNTTGSAPIKDESAAPGPIFLQNHGNPVRYRNIWVVRK; from the coding sequence ATGCGCTTCACTTCGCTTTTCTCCCTTCTGGTCGGAGCCACCGCCTCGTGCCTGCTGCACGCACAGACTCCTGTCGCCGAGATCACGACCACCGGCCCTGTAAAGGTGCAGCCGGATGCCGTTGCACCTGTGCCAAACCCGACGGCACCTCCCAAGCCCAAGGCATATGTCGATCCGGGTGAAACGGATGACGACTTCATCATCCAGGGGGAATACGTGGGCAAGGACAAGGAAGGCAACCGATTTGGCACCCAGGTCATCGCGATGGGAGAGGGCAAGTTTGAAGCGGTACGCTATCAGGGCGGCTTGCCCGGCGACGGCTGGGATGGCGATCGCAAGGAGATCACACGGGTCTCCGGCAGCCGCGAGCAGGGGGAGATGACCGTGGTCTTCAATGGACCCAAATCTCGCAGCGAGGCGGATGGTGCGAAGATCTTCGTCACGCAGATGCACAAGGAGCCTGTCATGGATCTCAAGCGGGCGTATCGCGAATCGTCCACGCTGAACGCCTCGCCGCCGGACGGGGCGGTGGTGCTCTTCGATGGCAAGGGCGTGAATGGCTTCCCCAAGGCCCGTGTGACGCCAGGAGGACTCCTCATTGAAGGCTGCACCAGCGAGGAAAAGTTCGCCGACTGCACCATCCACCTCGAGTTCCGCCTGCCTTACATGCCCACTGCGCGCGGTCAGGGCCGTGGGAACAGCGGCATCTACCTCCAGGGCCGGTATGAAGTGCAGATGCTCGACAGCTTCGGCCTCGAAGGGAAGGACAACGAGTGTGGCGGCATCTACAAGGTAGCCCAGCCCAAGGTGAACATGTGTTTCCCGCCACTCTCCTGGCAAACCTATGACATCGATTTCACCGCCGCGAAGTTCGATGCCTCAGGCAAGAAGATCGCGAATGCGAAAGTCTCCGTGAAACACAATGGTGTGATCATCCACGAGAACGTGGAAATTCCCAACACCACCGGCTCAGCTCCCATCAAAGACGAATCCGCTGCTCCCGGCCCCATCTTCCTACAGAACCATGGCAACCCCGTGCGGTACCGGAATATCTGGGTGGTGAGGAAATAA
- a CDS encoding TetR/AcrR family transcriptional regulator, with amino-acid sequence MARPKSDEKRNAIMDAATRVIVSQGLSAPTATIAKEAGISNGSLFTYFETKTDLFNQLYLELKTGMATSILEGFPAKAELRKQAFHTWLNWTQWATANPEKRRALTQLNVSDLITAETRAAAQRMMGGLGEMVEQMRAGGAMRNAPMSFVGALMSSLAETTMDFMVSDPAHAKQHCKTGFEAFWRVMS; translated from the coding sequence ATGGCCCGCCCGAAAAGCGACGAAAAGCGCAACGCGATCATGGACGCGGCCACACGCGTGATTGTGTCCCAGGGATTGAGCGCACCCACTGCGACCATCGCCAAGGAGGCGGGCATTTCCAACGGCTCGCTGTTTACCTATTTCGAGACCAAGACGGACTTGTTTAATCAACTCTACCTGGAGCTGAAAACCGGCATGGCGACTTCCATCCTTGAGGGATTTCCGGCAAAGGCTGAGCTTCGCAAGCAAGCGTTTCACACCTGGTTGAATTGGACCCAATGGGCGACCGCCAACCCGGAAAAGCGCCGCGCGTTGACGCAGTTGAATGTTTCGGACCTGATCACAGCGGAGACCCGCGCTGCCGCACAGAGGATGATGGGGGGGCTCGGTGAGATGGTGGAACAGATGCGGGCAGGCGGGGCGATGCGAAATGCTCCCATGAGTTTTGTCGGTGCCCTCATGAGCTCGCTCGCCGAGACGACGATGGACTTCATGGTCAGTGACCCCGCCCATGCCAAGCAACACTGCAAGACGGGCTTCGAAGCCTTTTGGAGAGTGATGAGCTAA
- a CDS encoding SDR family oxidoreductase, translating into MTNLDAITSTDQLPVQARTHWSASDIPSQHGRLAVITGTGGIGFETALALARAGGEVIIAGRNAKKGADAVARICADVRSAKARFEQVDLASLESITDFGTRLRSQHKSLNLLVNNAAVMNPPDRQETADGFELQFGTNYLGHFALTLQLLPLLCLGRDARIITLSSIAARNGAINFEDLQAERSYKPMRVYSQSKLACLMFALEFQRRSKAGRLGIASIAAHPGISRTDLLHNAPGRWSGTGMMRTFLWFLFQPASQGALSSLFAATSPLARGGGYYGPARLGGMRGAPAEAAIPKRALSLGNASRLWEISERLTGMKMLVPGPTEM; encoded by the coding sequence ATGACAAACCTTGATGCCATTACCTCGACAGACCAGCTGCCCGTTCAGGCACGCACCCACTGGTCGGCCTCTGATATCCCGTCTCAGCACGGCCGGCTGGCGGTCATTACGGGAACCGGGGGTATCGGCTTCGAGACTGCCCTGGCCCTCGCCCGTGCTGGTGGTGAAGTCATCATCGCAGGGCGCAACGCCAAGAAGGGAGCAGACGCCGTGGCGCGGATTTGCGCCGACGTGCGATCCGCAAAAGCCCGCTTCGAGCAGGTTGACCTTGCCAGCCTGGAGTCCATCACAGACTTTGGGACACGGCTGCGGAGCCAGCACAAGAGCCTCAATCTGCTGGTCAACAACGCCGCGGTGATGAATCCGCCGGACAGGCAGGAAACTGCGGATGGTTTTGAACTGCAGTTCGGCACCAACTATCTCGGTCACTTCGCACTCACACTGCAACTCCTGCCCCTGTTGTGCCTTGGCAGAGATGCCCGCATCATCACGCTGTCGAGCATTGCGGCACGAAATGGCGCGATCAATTTTGAGGACCTGCAAGCGGAGCGGAGCTACAAGCCCATGCGTGTCTACAGCCAGTCCAAGCTTGCCTGTCTCATGTTTGCCTTGGAGTTCCAGAGGCGAAGCAAGGCTGGCAGGTTGGGTATCGCCAGCATCGCCGCGCACCCAGGCATTTCACGCACGGATCTTCTGCACAATGCTCCCGGTCGCTGGAGTGGCACGGGCATGATGCGAACGTTTCTGTGGTTCTTGTTTCAGCCCGCATCGCAAGGGGCGCTATCCTCGCTCTTTGCCGCAACATCGCCGCTGGCAAGGGGAGGCGGCTATTACGGACCTGCAAGACTCGGCGGAATGCGTGGTGCGCCTGCTGAGGCTGCCATCCCCAAGCGGGCCCTCAGCTTGGGGAATGCCTCCCGCCTGTGGGAAATATCCGAACGTCTCACAGGGATGAAAATGCTGGTGCCCGGTCCCACCGAAATGTGA